In Gopherus flavomarginatus isolate rGopFla2 chromosome 5, rGopFla2.mat.asm, whole genome shotgun sequence, one DNA window encodes the following:
- the FRMD6 gene encoding FERM domain-containing protein 6 isoform X3, with product MDQLEKRSRASGSSAGSAKHKRLSRHSTTSHSSSHTSGIESDTKPREMGPEDSFLGTAVHRKLKTCSSMTSHGSSHTSGVESGGKDRLEEDSQDDEIEMLVDDPRELEQTNESPLEVSPDMCIYITEDMLTSRKFNGHSGLIVKEVSSSTSSSSETVVRLRGQSSDSLPQTVCRKPKTSTDRHSLSLDDIRLYQKDFLQLADTAQSYTFGCGHELDEDGLYCNGCLAQQCINIQESFPVKRTSKYFSLDLTHDEVPEFVV from the exons ATGGACCAGCTGGAGAAACGCTCCCGAGCCAGCGGGAGCAGCGCGGGCAGTGCCAAGCACAAGCGCCTCTCGCGGCACTCCACGACCAGCCATAGCAGCTCCCACACCTCCGGCATCGAGTCAGACACCAAGCCCAGGGAGATGGGGCCGGAGGACAGCTTCTTGGGCACCGCTGTGCACCGCAAActgaaaacctgcagctccatgaCCAGCCATGGCAGCTCCCACACCTCCGGGGTGGAGAGTGGGGGGAAGGACCGGCTGGAGGAGGACTCTCAGGATGACG AAATAGAAATGCTGGTGGATGACCCCCGAGAGCTGGAGCAGACAAATGAGTCGCCCCTCGAGGTTAGCCCAGACATGTGTATCTACATCACTGAGGATATGCTGACATCACGGAAGTTTAACGGACACTCGG GGTTAATTGTAAAGGAAGTGAGCTCATccacatccagctcttcagaaACAGTGGTCAGACTTCGTGGTCAAAGCAGCGACTCGTTGCCCCAG ACCGTCTGCAGAAAACCAAAGACTTCCACCGACCGGCACAGCTTAAGCCTGGATGACATCCGGCTTTACCAAAAAGACTTCTTGCAGCTAGCGGACACTGCTCAGAGCTACACGTTTGGTTGTGGCCACGAACTGGATGAAGATGGTCTCTATTGTAACGGCTGCTTGGCTCAGCAGTGTATCAATATCCAAGAAAGTTTCCCAGTGAAAAGAACGAGCAAATACTTCTCTTTGGATCTGACCCATGATGAAGTTCCAGAGTTCGTTGTTTAA